The Helianthus annuus cultivar XRQ/B chromosome 16, HanXRQr2.0-SUNRISE, whole genome shotgun sequence genome includes a window with the following:
- the LOC118488250 gene encoding uncharacterized protein LOC118488250, producing MADYFVEDPKYNEDIFRHRFRMSKRLFLKIVADGEENDPWFVEAPDARGKKGFTPLQKVTSAIKQLATGNTPDENDEYFHMAERTSRECLEYFCDTVCKIYGPEFLRKPTSHDMALLYQAHEEKHHLPGMFGSLDCTHFVWRFCPTEKFKRQHEAARKDVERAFGVLKAKWGVLSRPML from the exons atggcgGATTATTTTGTCGAAGACCCGAAGTACAACGAAGATATCTTTCGGCATAGGTTCCGTATGTCGAAacgtttgtttctaaaaattgtGGCCGATGGGGAAGAGAACGACCCGTGGTTTGTAGAGGCCCCCGATGCGCGAGGTAAGAAGGGCTTTACGCCCTTGCAAAAGGTGACATCGGCTATTAAACAGCTCGCAACTGGAAACACTCCAGACGAGAACGATGAGTACTTCCATATGGCCGAAAGAACTTCCCGCGAGTGCCTAGAATATTTTTGTGACACGGTTTGCAAAATATACGGTCCAGAGTTCTTACGTAAACCGACAAGCCACGACATGGCACTTTTATACCAAGCTCATGAGGAAAAACATCACCTTCCAGGTATGTTCGGTAGCCTTGATTGCACCCATTTCGTTTGGCGTTTTTGTCCGACAGA GAAATTCAAGAGGCAACATGAGGCGGCAAGAAAAGACGtcgaacgggcttttggtgttttgaagGCGAAATGGGGTGTATTGAGTCGACCGAtgctgtaa
- the LOC110916621 gene encoding uncharacterized protein LOC110916621, translated as MEPSTEYVAFEEKVKKTIYIDNLSPQVTKAVIENAINQFGNVKDVQFIPTYFASCGVCAALVEMESAKQAEEIICEMGDSPLMISGMPRPVRAQKARVEMFEDRPKKHQRTIVCRWMDPSQQNFELAKKIKDLTKKHAAEAQYIMKLQLEEEEKLHKQQSETLKTNYKKYELIDGAQADGNVQRLKAEYGLTLNDY; from the exons ATGGAGCCATCGACTGAATACGTGGCGTTTGAAGAGAAGGTGAAGAAGACGATTTACATCGACAACTTATCCCCTCAGGTCACGAAAGCCGTTATAGAAAATGCAATCAATCAGTTTGGGAATGTGAAAGACGTTCAGTTCATTCCCACGTATTTCGCGTCTTGCGGTGTTTGTGCTGCGCTGGTGGAGATGGAATCAGCCAAACAGGCTGAAGAAATCATCTGTGAGATGGGTGATTCTCCTCTTATGATATCCGGAATGCCCAGGCCCGTGAGAGCCCAAAAAGCCCGAGTTGAAATGTTTGAGGACCGGCCCAAGAAGCATCAGAGAACTATTGTGTGCCGTTGGATGGATCCAAGTCAGCAAAACTTTGAGCTGGCGAAGAAGATTAAGGATCTGACGAAGAAACATGCTGCTGAGGCTCAATATATAATGAAG CTACAACTTGAAGAAGAAGAGAAGCTGCATAAACAGCAAAGCGAGACCCTGAAAACAAACTACAAGAAGTATGAGCTGATTGATGGTGCGCAAGCAGATGGAAATGTGCAGCGTTTGAAAGCTGAATATGGGTTGACACTCAACGACTACTGA